The Sagittula stellata E-37 sequence GGGTAATCGCCTGTGGCCGGTGCGGAGCAGACCGCGAGGGTGCAGTCGGTGGTGGCCGCGGCCTCCCACGTGGTGGCCTTCGGCACGTAGACAGCATGCGGTGGCGTGCGGTCGAATACGCTCATCCGGTCGCCCAGTTCGCCGAAAGACACGCCCGCGCCCGTCACCTCTGCCTTGCCTTCGACGAGGACGAGGATGACCTCCAGATCGCCGGTCTCTCCCTTGGCCGTCTCGCCGGGTGAGAGCCGCCAGAGGTCGAAACCGACGTAGCCCCAGTCGGGGCTGTCCGGTGTCCGGGCATTCTCGATGGTGACGTTCTGGACCTGCCCGGAGGTGCCGGAGGGCTTGCGCAGGAGATGTGTCATGGGTCGTCCTTTCCGTGAGGTGGGCGGCGCGAAGCCCCGCCCTACAAGCTGTTTCACGCGCGGCGGCGGGCGTTCTGCGCATCCAGCGCGGCGTTGAAGGCGTCCGGGGCCATGTCTTCCGACAGGGCGCGGTGGAACAGCGCCGCCTGCGTTTCCGGGGCCAGCCCGCCCACCGGCGGGTCGGTGTCTAGGTTGGTGGGGAAGCTGTAGCCTTCGGCGCTGGCCGCGATGGCGGCGGCGGTGCCGGTGTCGTCCAGCCGGCCAGCGGCCCGCAGCGCCCGGACCACCGGGTAAAGTGTCCGGACCATGGCGGTGCGGTCGATCGACTCCATCGCCCGACCGAACGCGCTGGAAACCTGCAGCAGGTTGGCCATGCGGTTGATGTCCGACGAGTGGTTCGACCCAGCGCCATGGAACAGCGCCGGATTGAAGAACACCGCGTCGCCCTTCGCAAGCGGAAGCTGGATGCAGTGGTCTTCGAAATACGCGCGGAAATCGTCGCGGCGGTAAGCCATGTAACCGGGGCGGAAAAGCTCGCTGAACGGCAGCAGCTTGGTCGGTCCGCTTTCGACGGGCATGTCGCAATGCGCCACAGCGCCCTGCAACGTCATGACCGCGGACAGGTCGTGCACATGCGCCGGGAAGCGCCCTGCCGCCTCTGCCGTCTGGAAGCCGAGGTGATAGTCGCGGTGCGCGACCTGCGCCTTGCCACCGGGCCGTACGAGGTTGACCTGCGCGGTCATCTGGTAACACGGCCCGAGCCATGCTTCGCAGACTGCCGCGATGGCGTCGTTGCCG is a genomic window containing:
- a CDS encoding phytanoyl-CoA dioxygenase family protein; translation: MKDVGYFDIEDCDLQDFARLCGQTLSAGQLRFATDVQKNVPLYDMPSLTAALSDPAQRQSLLAEWGWVLGQSAGALVLKGAYEDTAPIDAASRAYEAIIAEEKARSGGGADHFAAAGANDRIWNSLQKLCETDPETFALYFGNDAIAAVCEAWLGPCYQMTAQVNLVRPGGKAQVAHRDYHLGFQTAEAAGRFPAHVHDLSAVMTLQGAVAHCDMPVESGPTKLLPFSELFRPGYMAYRRDDFRAYFEDHCIQLPLAKGDAVFFNPALFHGAGSNHSSDINRMANLLQVSSAFGRAMESIDRTAMVRTLYPVVRALRAAGRLDDTGTAAAIAASAEGYSFPTNLDTDPPVGGLAPETQAALFHRALSEDMAPDAFNAALDAQNARRRA